In the genome of Tissierella sp., the window TATTATAAATCTCTCTTATCTCATCCCAATCCCAATGTACCATTCTTACTCTAAAAACATTATACATCTTTTTCAGTGACTCATCATCTGTTCCTAACCATTGAAATGCATCATGCTCATCTGATAATCTTACTTCACCTTCTTCTAATTTACATAAGTAAATGATTCCTGTTATTTGATGATTCTCCTCAACTAAATTCCATGTATCTAATAATTTTATAGGCTTGACAGCTAGTCCTGTTTCTTCTAATATTTCTCTCTTTAAGGTTTCTTCTGCTGTTTCACCAAATTCCATTCGACCACCAGGCAATTCCCATAAATCCTCTTTTACGCCATTATTATGCATTACTAAAAACTTGTCATTATTAAAAATTAACGCCTTAATTCCCATTTCCATTCTCTTATTATTCACTTACCTCAACCCCTTTACATTAAATCCTTCAATGAATACACCATATTCCCTTTTCTATCTACAGTACTGCTAGAGCATATCATTGAGTTTATTATGGCTTCTTCAGTTGCTTCAACAGTTGCTTTGAAAACTCTGTTTATCTTATTTTCATTAATTATCTTAATATCGACAATGTCATTTTCCTCATAATGTTTGATTATGTTGGCTGTTGAAAATCCTATGACTACTTCACCACTTCCATTACCTGTGTAGCTTCCAGTTCTAGAGATTCCAGGATAGACCCTTTTTATTACTCTCTTTAATTGCCTAGATGATAAGGGAATATCTGTAGCTAATATTATGATTATAGAACCCTTATCCTCTGTTGAATTCATTTTATCTATCTTATCAGCTAATCTAGGTCCTATATGATCTCCGTTTAAAGCAAAGTCCTTCAATGTACCAAAATTACTTAAAGCCAGTACACCTATTGTATATGAATTGCCTCCAAGCTGGACAATTCTAGAGGATGATCCTATTCCACCTTTTAAGTCATAGCATATCATGCCTCTACCAGCTCCAACATCTCCTTCAGCAAATTCAGTACTAGATCTTTCTATGGCTTCATAAACATGTTCTTCCTTTATATGAAGTCCTCTAATATCACTTATTACCCCATCATTACATTCGCATATAATAGGATTTACAGTGCCAGTGGTGTCCCCAATATCCTCGTTATCCTTTAACATATATCTTACCAGTGCTTCATGGGCTGTACCAACACTAAGGGTATTAGTAAGTATAATAGGTGTTTCTATAGTGCCTAGTTCTTCAATCTGAATAAGTCCTGTAGACTTACCAAATCCATTTATTACATGACATGCAGCGACTAACTTATCCTTAAATATATTGCCAGTATGGGGTAATATTGCAGTTACTCCAGTCTTTATAGCTCCTTCATCCAAAGTCACATGTCCTACCTTTACTCCCTTTACATCAGTAATTGAGTTAGTATTTCCAATTGCAAAAGTACCTATATTAATTCCATAATCTCTAATTTTTCTATTTCCCACCGTACTCCCCCTTAATTATCCATTCTACAAAGTAAATTGTCTTATAATATCATAACCATAGCATCAAATGCAATACATTTTCCAAAATCTTATAGCATTTAAACTATACCTACTGGAGCCATATATACAGCAAATTTATCTTCTTCATGATAAATTTGTATATATTTATATTCTATACTTTTTTGCAAATTCCTTCTTATTGATAGTGTTTTTCTAATTCAGATGAAAAACCTACTGTATTTAGATAAGATAGGGACATGGTTTTTTATTCCATGTCCCTGTTTTTTACTTCATTAACTTAACTAAGTTATTAAACATTTCTTTGTTTTCTTTTATCTTGTTCTCATTACCTAGAACACAAAGGTAATTTTCTTTCATAGTATCAGCTAACAATGGAGCCAGTGACTTGATGTTTTGAAGATTTGTCGATAAAACTTCATCTCTTGTTTTTTGAATATTTTCTTGTTTTGCATTTGATATATATCTAGTAGTTTCTAATTGTCCCTTCATATGAGGAGTCATAGCTGGTTCTAGTCTACTTATGGTTCCAATGATGTATTGTGTTAATTCGGATTCGTCTATATTCAAGCTAGAAACATACTCTGGCATATTATCATATACAGATACTGTTTCAACAAGATTAGGATCACGATAGGAAAAAGTAGTTAGATGTCCATTTTTCTCAAAGGAAATACCTACACCATAGGCTCCACCCTGTGCTCTAACTCTATTATGCAAATAGTCTCCATTTAATATAGTTGCTAAAACCCTCATGCTACCATTGTAAGTGTATCCTAGCTTAGTGAAGTTATATCCTTTTGCTACATATTGTACATTGGCTGATGAAAGTACTCCCTCATTTAATCTTTCCACAGTAAAACTATATTGCTGTGAGGTAAACGCTTCTTTATTTAACTTGCTAGTG includes:
- a CDS encoding NUDIX domain-containing protein, whose product is MNNKRMEMGIKALIFNNDKFLVMHNNGVKEDLWELPGGRMEFGETAEETLKREILEETGLAVKPIKLLDTWNLVEENHQITGIIYLCKLEEGEVRLSDEHDAFQWLGTDDESLKKMYNVFRVRMVHWDWDEIREIYNRGRDNGNTNNNKN
- a CDS encoding P1 family peptidase, translated to MGNRKIRDYGINIGTFAIGNTNSITDVKGVKVGHVTLDEGAIKTGVTAILPHTGNIFKDKLVAACHVINGFGKSTGLIQIEELGTIETPIILTNTLSVGTAHEALVRYMLKDNEDIGDTTGTVNPIICECNDGVISDIRGLHIKEEHVYEAIERSSTEFAEGDVGAGRGMICYDLKGGIGSSSRIVQLGGNSYTIGVLALSNFGTLKDFALNGDHIGPRLADKIDKMNSTEDKGSIIIILATDIPLSSRQLKRVIKRVYPGISRTGSYTGNGSGEVVIGFSTANIIKHYEENDIVDIKIINENKINRVFKATVEATEEAIINSMICSSSTVDRKGNMVYSLKDLM